One Phycisphaerae bacterium RAS2 DNA window includes the following coding sequences:
- the mtnB gene encoding Methylthioribulose-1-phosphate dehydratase, with protein MISEWQLRRELADIARRVYDRGLVAGTDGNVSARAGPDRFLVSPSGSCLGMIDPGDFVLIDGAGRPILGRGKPSSERWMHLAAYAERPDIGAAIHAHPPTTIAFTVAGLTIDPCALPEVILAFGQVPVTAYATPATVEGATVVRELIRRYDALVLDRHGSITVGKSAADAFFKLEKLEHGSHVLFMAHQLGQTRALPPEEIAKLAALREQMGIGRASDVPPTCMPGTPLPRITPTGERY; from the coding sequence ATGATCAGCGAATGGCAACTGCGACGGGAACTGGCCGACATCGCCCGGCGCGTCTATGACCGCGGCCTCGTCGCCGGCACGGATGGCAACGTCTCCGCACGCGCGGGGCCCGATCGCTTTCTTGTCTCGCCCAGCGGCTCGTGCCTCGGCATGATCGATCCGGGCGACTTCGTACTCATTGATGGAGCCGGTCGGCCGATCCTCGGGCGCGGCAAGCCATCGAGCGAGCGATGGATGCACCTCGCGGCGTACGCCGAGCGGCCGGACATCGGCGCGGCCATTCACGCGCACCCGCCAACGACGATTGCCTTCACCGTCGCCGGGCTGACCATCGACCCCTGCGCCCTGCCGGAAGTGATCCTCGCGTTCGGCCAGGTACCGGTCACGGCTTACGCGACGCCCGCAACGGTCGAAGGCGCGACGGTCGTGCGCGAATTGATCCGGCGCTATGACGCGCTCGTGCTCGATCGGCACGGGTCGATCACCGTGGGCAAGTCAGCCGCCGACGCGTTCTTCAAGCTGGAGAAACTCGAGCACGGCTCGCACGTGCTATTCATGGCGCATCAACTCGGGCAGACGCGCGCGTTGCCGCCGGAAGAGATCGCCAAGCTGGCGGCGCTGCGCGAGCAGATGGGCATCGGCCGCGCTTCGGACGTGCCGCCGACCTGCATGCCCGGCACGCCGCTGCCGCGCATCACGCCGACGGGGGAGCGGTATTGA